In Halorubrum sp. PV6, a single window of DNA contains:
- a CDS encoding NYN domain-containing protein — MTEIHPHQRVAVLADSQNLYHSAQSFYSQNIDYSGLLSAAVDDRSLVRAIAYVIRADSPEEESFFEALRDIGFETKIKEIKTFADGSKKADWDLGMSLDAVSLASHVDTVVLCTGDGDFARLCSHLRHEGVRVEAMGFGNSAADELIEAADDFVDLAEDEETFLL, encoded by the coding sequence ATGACCGAGATACATCCGCACCAGCGCGTCGCGGTGCTCGCCGACTCACAGAACCTGTATCACTCCGCACAGAGTTTTTACTCCCAAAACATCGACTACTCCGGGCTCTTGTCGGCCGCGGTCGACGACCGCTCGCTGGTCCGGGCGATAGCGTACGTGATCCGCGCCGACTCGCCGGAGGAGGAGAGTTTCTTCGAGGCGCTCCGCGACATCGGCTTCGAGACGAAAATAAAGGAGATAAAGACGTTCGCCGACGGCTCGAAGAAGGCCGACTGGGACCTCGGGATGAGCCTCGACGCCGTGTCGCTCGCGAGCCACGTCGACACCGTCGTCCTCTGTACCGGCGACGGCGACTTCGCGCGGCTCTGCTCGCACCTCAGACACGAGGGCGTCCGCGTCGAGGCGATGGGGTTCGGGAACTCCGCGGCCGACGAGCTCATCGAGGCCGCGGACGACTTCGTGGACCTCGCCGAGGACGAGGAGACCTTCCTCTTATAG
- a CDS encoding AMP-binding protein, protein MDVVGDLLARERRSRDAALVTADGRERTYRDLITNAYKAANVLRYLGAREGSTVAVDATPRLHTTLAFLGAAGVGAPVRFDPAAGIERGDRVVLVDVADEPTTEPAPGTNLAVFGGPPERPETTHWEQELWSENPGMPPSGVGPADPVVREGDAPVTHRALLAAAAAVVERHGIDAETRVVLRGDFADARALAAGVVAPLSVGGTAVLTARADGEPAERRGDVAVVAADSEATVPEPVRATLPSFAGD, encoded by the coding sequence ATGGATGTCGTCGGGGACCTGCTGGCACGCGAGAGACGGAGCCGCGACGCCGCGCTCGTCACGGCCGACGGACGCGAACGGACGTACCGCGACCTGATCACCAACGCGTACAAGGCCGCCAACGTGTTGCGGTACCTCGGCGCGCGCGAGGGGTCGACCGTCGCCGTCGACGCGACGCCGCGGCTCCACACGACGCTCGCCTTTTTAGGGGCCGCGGGGGTGGGCGCGCCCGTCCGCTTCGACCCCGCGGCGGGAATCGAACGGGGCGACCGCGTGGTCCTCGTCGACGTGGCCGACGAGCCGACGACCGAGCCGGCGCCCGGAACCAACCTCGCCGTCTTCGGCGGGCCGCCGGAGCGACCCGAGACGACCCACTGGGAACAGGAGCTGTGGAGCGAGAATCCGGGGATGCCGCCGAGCGGCGTCGGCCCTGCCGACCCGGTCGTGCGCGAGGGCGACGCGCCCGTCACCCACCGTGCCCTCCTCGCGGCGGCCGCCGCGGTCGTCGAGCGACACGGCATCGACGCCGAGACGCGGGTCGTCCTCCGGGGCGACTTCGCGGACGCGCGGGCGCTCGCGGCCGGCGTGGTCGCCCCGCTCTCCGTCGGCGGAACCGCCGTACTGACCGCACGCGCCGACGGCGAGCCTGCCGAGCGTCGCGGCGACGTGGCGGTCGTCGCCGCCGACAGCGAGGCCACGGTTCCGGAACCGGTCCGGGCGACGTTGCCGTCGTTCGCTGGCGACTGA
- a CDS encoding cupin domain-containing protein produces MGYDATAYDDVEPRAPGMYFLRDALGCEGLGVTVVEADDGWEGMEHDHGEQGHEEVYVLLHGEATLTVDGDAVALGPGDAVRVDADSTRDLAFTADGSKMVIAGAP; encoded by the coding sequence ATGGGCTACGACGCGACCGCCTACGACGACGTGGAACCGCGCGCTCCGGGCATGTACTTCCTCCGCGACGCGCTCGGCTGTGAGGGACTCGGCGTGACCGTCGTCGAGGCCGACGACGGCTGGGAAGGCATGGAACACGACCACGGCGAACAGGGCCACGAGGAGGTGTACGTGCTGCTTCACGGGGAAGCGACGCTCACCGTCGACGGCGACGCCGTCGCACTCGGCCCCGGCGACGCGGTTCGGGTCGATGCCGATTCGACGCGCGACCTCGCCTTTACCGCAGACGGGTCGAAGATGGTCATCGCCGGCGCGCCCTGA
- the dnaJ gene encoding molecular chaperone DnaJ: MSENFYDVLGVSRDASEEEIKQAYRKQAAEHHPDVSDDDDAEERFKKIQKAKEVLTDEQKRQQYDQLGHDRFTEADKRGATGGGGPGGAGGPFGGAGGAGGAGGFEDIFNQFFGGGGGRGGRGGGGGNRPRQGQDLRTGLSIDLEEAFEGATKEVTLTRPTACDTCDGAGHPPDADVETCPQCNGQGQVQQVQQTPLGRVQQTSTCPRCEGEGELYSEDCADCGGDGVVREEATLSVEIPAGIRSGQSLRMEREGAPGENGGPNGDLLIEVDVDVGDRFERDGDDLRVNEAVSFPQAVFGDTIDVETVDGTVEMDVPGGTQSGETFRLKGKGMPRLRRRGRGDLYVKVGVVIPDSLNDEQREALEAFAEAGGEDVDVGGGFFEKLKSSF; encoded by the coding sequence ATGAGCGAGAACTTCTACGACGTCCTCGGGGTATCGCGGGACGCCAGCGAGGAGGAGATTAAGCAGGCGTACCGCAAGCAAGCCGCCGAACACCACCCGGACGTCAGCGACGACGACGACGCCGAGGAGCGGTTTAAGAAGATACAGAAGGCCAAGGAGGTGCTCACCGACGAGCAGAAGCGACAGCAATACGACCAGCTGGGTCACGACCGCTTCACCGAGGCCGACAAGCGCGGCGCGACCGGCGGGGGCGGCCCCGGCGGCGCGGGCGGTCCCTTCGGCGGCGCCGGCGGTGCGGGCGGCGCCGGCGGCTTCGAGGACATCTTCAACCAGTTCTTCGGCGGTGGCGGCGGCCGCGGCGGTCGCGGCGGCGGTGGCGGCAACCGCCCCCGGCAGGGACAAGACCTCCGAACCGGGCTCTCAATCGACCTCGAGGAAGCGTTCGAGGGCGCGACCAAGGAGGTCACGCTCACTCGGCCGACCGCCTGCGACACCTGCGACGGCGCGGGACACCCCCCGGACGCCGACGTGGAGACCTGTCCGCAGTGTAACGGACAGGGGCAGGTCCAGCAGGTCCAGCAGACCCCGCTCGGTCGCGTCCAGCAGACCTCGACGTGCCCGCGGTGCGAGGGCGAGGGCGAACTGTACAGCGAGGACTGCGCCGACTGCGGCGGCGACGGCGTCGTCCGCGAGGAGGCGACGCTCTCGGTCGAGATTCCGGCCGGGATCCGGTCCGGACAGAGCCTCCGGATGGAGCGCGAGGGCGCCCCCGGCGAGAACGGCGGCCCCAACGGCGACCTGCTGATCGAAGTCGACGTCGACGTCGGCGACCGGTTCGAGCGCGACGGCGACGACCTCCGCGTCAACGAGGCCGTCTCCTTCCCACAGGCCGTCTTCGGCGACACGATAGACGTCGAGACCGTCGACGGCACCGTGGAGATGGACGTTCCCGGCGGCACGCAGAGCGGGGAGACGTTCCGGCTCAAAGGGAAAGGGATGCCGCGGCTCCGCCGGCGGGGACGCGGCGACCTCTACGTGAAGGTCGGCGTCGTGATTCCGGACTCGCTCAACGACGAACAGCGCGAGGCGCTGGAGGCGTTCGCCGAGGCCGGCGGCGAGGACGTCGACGTCGGCGGCGGCTTCTTCGAGAAGCTCAAAAGTTCCTTTTAA
- the dnaK gene encoding molecular chaperone DnaK, translated as MASNKILGIDLGTTNSAFAVMEGDEPEIIANAEGDRTTPSVVAFADDDERLVGKPAKNQAVQNPDRTIQSIKRHMGEDGYTVDIGDEEYTPEQVSAMILQKIKRDAEEYLGDDIEKAVITVPAYFNDKQRQATKDAGEIAGFEVDRIVNEPTAASMAYGLDDDADQTVLVYDLGGGTFDVSVLDLGGGVYEVVATNGDNSLGGDDWDEALIDHLADEFQNNHGIDLREDRQALQRLKDAAEEAKIELSNKKETTVNLPFITATDSGPVHLEQSVTRATFEKLTSDLIDRTVDPTKQALSDAGYSESDIDEVILVGGSTRMPQVQEKVEDLVGQEPKKNVNPDEAVALGAAVQGGVLSGDVDDIVLLDVTPLSLGIEVKGGLFERLIEKNTTIPTEESKVFTTAADNQTSVNVRVFQGEREIAEENELLGAFQLSGIPPAPAGTPQIEVSFNIDENGIVNVEAEDQGSGNAESITIEGGVGLSDDEIEEMQEEAEKHKEEDEARRERIEARNEAETTIQRAETLLEENEEELDDDDLVADIEAAIEDVEEVLEDEDAETDEIEAVTESLTEELQEIGKQMYEGQQAAQAGPGGAGGAGPGGMGGMGGAAGPGGAGPGADADDEEYVDADFEDVDDKDDA; from the coding sequence ATGGCGAGCAACAAGATCCTCGGTATCGACCTCGGTACCACCAACTCCGCGTTCGCGGTGATGGAGGGCGACGAGCCCGAGATCATCGCCAACGCAGAGGGCGATCGAACCACTCCCTCGGTCGTCGCCTTCGCCGACGACGACGAGCGACTCGTCGGCAAGCCGGCCAAGAACCAGGCCGTGCAGAACCCCGACCGCACGATCCAGTCGATCAAGCGGCACATGGGCGAAGACGGCTACACGGTCGATATCGGCGACGAGGAGTACACGCCCGAGCAGGTCTCGGCGATGATCCTCCAGAAGATCAAACGCGACGCCGAAGAGTACCTCGGTGACGACATCGAGAAGGCGGTCATCACCGTCCCCGCGTACTTCAACGACAAGCAGCGGCAGGCGACGAAAGACGCCGGCGAGATCGCCGGCTTCGAGGTCGACCGCATCGTCAACGAGCCGACCGCCGCGTCGATGGCGTACGGCCTCGACGACGACGCCGACCAGACCGTGCTCGTGTACGACCTCGGTGGCGGCACCTTCGACGTGTCCGTCCTCGACCTGGGCGGCGGCGTCTACGAGGTCGTCGCGACCAACGGGGACAACAGCCTCGGCGGCGACGACTGGGACGAGGCGCTCATCGACCACCTCGCCGACGAGTTCCAGAACAACCACGGCATCGACCTCCGTGAGGACCGACAGGCGCTCCAGCGGCTGAAAGACGCCGCCGAGGAGGCGAAGATCGAGCTGTCGAACAAAAAGGAGACCACGGTCAACCTCCCCTTCATCACCGCGACCGACAGCGGTCCGGTCCACCTCGAACAGTCCGTCACGCGCGCGACGTTCGAGAAGCTCACCTCGGACCTGATCGACCGCACCGTCGACCCGACGAAGCAGGCCCTCTCGGACGCCGGCTACTCGGAGTCGGACATCGACGAAGTGATCCTCGTCGGCGGGTCCACCCGGATGCCGCAGGTCCAGGAGAAAGTCGAGGACCTCGTCGGCCAGGAGCCGAAGAAGAACGTCAACCCGGACGAGGCGGTCGCGCTCGGCGCGGCGGTCCAGGGCGGCGTGCTCTCCGGCGACGTCGACGACATCGTCCTGCTCGACGTGACCCCGCTCTCGCTCGGTATCGAGGTGAAGGGCGGCCTCTTCGAGCGACTCATCGAGAAGAACACCACGATCCCGACCGAGGAGTCGAAGGTGTTCACCACGGCCGCGGACAACCAGACCTCCGTTAACGTCCGCGTCTTCCAGGGCGAACGCGAGATCGCGGAGGAGAACGAGCTGCTCGGCGCGTTCCAGCTTTCGGGCATCCCGCCGGCGCCCGCCGGAACCCCGCAGATCGAGGTCTCGTTCAACATCGACGAGAACGGGATCGTCAACGTCGAGGCCGAAGACCAGGGCTCGGGCAACGCCGAGTCGATCACCATCGAGGGCGGCGTCGGCCTCTCCGACGACGAGATCGAGGAGATGCAGGAGGAAGCCGAGAAACACAAAGAGGAGGACGAGGCTCGCCGCGAGCGGATCGAGGCCCGGAACGAGGCCGAGACGACGATCCAGCGCGCCGAGACGCTCTTAGAGGAGAACGAAGAGGAGTTGGACGACGACGACCTCGTCGCCGACATCGAGGCGGCCATCGAAGACGTCGAAGAGGTCCTCGAAGACGAGGACGCCGAGACCGACGAAATCGAGGCCGTCACCGAGTCGCTCACCGAGGAGCTCCAAGAGATCGGCAAGCAGATGTACGAGGGACAGCAGGCCGCGCAGGCCGGACCCGGCGGTGCCGGCGGCGCTGGCCCCGGCGGCATGGGCGGCATGGGCGGCGCGGCCGGTCCCGGCGGTGCCGGCCCCGGTGCGGACGCCGACGACGAGGAGTACGTCGACGCCGACTTCGAAGACGTAGACGACAAAGACGACGCGTAA
- the tpiA gene encoding triose-phosphate isomerase, with product MFILVNLKAYPCDPIEVATAARDVAEASGARIAVSPQAADIARVAETGVETWAQHVSPNAHGSHTGSTLAEAVADNGAEGTLINHSENRLKLADIDGSVHAAERADISTVVCANNPAQIGAAAALGPDAVAVEPPELIGGDVSVATADPGIVEDAVAAAEAVDPDVDVFCGAGVSTGEDVAAAGDLGAAGVLLASGVAKADDPAAVLEDLVSGI from the coding sequence ATGTTCATCCTGGTGAATCTCAAGGCGTACCCGTGCGATCCGATCGAAGTCGCGACCGCCGCTCGCGACGTCGCAGAGGCGTCCGGCGCGCGGATCGCGGTCTCGCCGCAGGCGGCCGACATCGCTCGCGTCGCCGAGACGGGCGTCGAGACGTGGGCCCAACACGTCTCGCCGAACGCGCACGGCTCGCACACGGGCTCGACCCTGGCCGAGGCCGTCGCCGACAACGGCGCCGAGGGGACCCTGATAAACCACTCCGAGAACCGGCTGAAGCTCGCCGACATCGACGGCTCGGTCCACGCGGCCGAGCGCGCCGACATCTCCACCGTCGTCTGCGCGAACAACCCCGCACAGATCGGCGCCGCCGCCGCGCTCGGTCCGGACGCGGTCGCGGTCGAGCCCCCGGAACTCATCGGCGGCGACGTCTCCGTGGCGACGGCCGATCCCGGCATCGTCGAGGACGCGGTCGCGGCCGCCGAGGCCGTCGACCCCGACGTCGACGTGTTCTGCGGCGCCGGCGTCTCGACGGGCGAGGACGTGGCCGCCGCCGGCGACCTCGGCGCTGCGGGCGTCCTGCTCGCGTCCGGCGTGGCGAAAGCCGACGACCCGGCGGCCGTGCTCGAAGACCTCGTAAGCGGGATCTGA
- a CDS encoding DICT sensory domain-containing protein, translating to MSLIELIAGVEAHEATLTVFNAEPSVTDELRAYFADRNIRIVDEQTASGPEEFAVLARDGGFVTAVPVGDLLPRSDGGKGGSTASEGGGSSDGRVGEPVLDHLDETMFTSYSRDDMVAASREIEDRAWRVGNGELHAGFQTLDVLTGETDTYDLLGGKEELDVHAYAAAEGAAPSVEHYTVHVGETAEIRETWFVAYDGGGYDQAKCALLAEERAPGEFYGFWSYDPETVDSIIEYLREQYGESEPTDDGGATV from the coding sequence ATGTCCCTCATCGAGCTCATCGCGGGCGTGGAAGCTCACGAGGCCACGTTGACCGTGTTCAACGCCGAGCCGTCTGTCACCGACGAACTCCGGGCGTACTTCGCCGACCGGAACATCCGGATCGTCGACGAGCAGACCGCCTCCGGGCCCGAGGAGTTCGCGGTGTTGGCGCGGGACGGCGGGTTCGTCACCGCCGTCCCCGTCGGCGACCTGCTGCCCCGATCGGACGGCGGAAAGGGGGGGTCGACCGCGTCGGAAGGCGGCGGATCGAGCGACGGCCGCGTCGGGGAGCCCGTCTTGGACCACCTCGACGAGACGATGTTCACCTCGTACTCCCGCGACGACATGGTCGCCGCCTCCCGCGAGATCGAGGACCGCGCGTGGCGCGTCGGCAACGGCGAACTCCACGCCGGGTTCCAGACGCTCGACGTGTTGACCGGCGAGACAGACACCTACGACCTGCTCGGCGGGAAAGAGGAGTTGGACGTTCACGCCTACGCCGCCGCGGAAGGCGCCGCGCCCAGCGTGGAACACTACACCGTTCACGTGGGCGAGACGGCCGAGATACGGGAAACGTGGTTCGTCGCCTACGACGGCGGCGGCTACGACCAAGCGAAGTGCGCCCTGCTCGCGGAGGAGCGCGCGCCCGGCGAGTTCTACGGGTTCTGGAGCTACGACCCCGAGACGGTCGACTCGATCATCGAGTACCTGCGAGAACAGTACGGCGAGTCGGAGCCGACGGACGACGGCGGCGCCACGGTGTGA
- a CDS encoding disulfide bond formation protein B, whose product MTARPSATTLCLSAATLVAAVATAGSLWFSLGLGLTPCDLCWYQRIFMYPLVVVLSVATFERRAAVSRTALPLVGLGLGLAAYHSYLQATMTACTLGGSCVTVLWRSPVFGLSIPNVSLVAFGTIAALLVVARVRE is encoded by the coding sequence GTGACGGCCAGGCCCTCGGCGACGACGCTGTGCCTCTCGGCCGCCACGCTCGTCGCGGCGGTCGCGACCGCGGGGAGCCTCTGGTTCAGCCTCGGGCTCGGGCTCACGCCCTGCGATCTGTGTTGGTACCAGCGTATCTTCATGTATCCGCTCGTCGTGGTGCTCAGCGTCGCGACGTTCGAGCGGCGAGCGGCGGTCTCCCGGACCGCGCTGCCGCTCGTCGGTCTCGGACTGGGGCTCGCCGCCTACCACTCCTACCTGCAGGCGACGATGACGGCGTGCACGCTCGGGGGCTCGTGCGTGACCGTGCTCTGGCGGAGCCCCGTGTTCGGGCTCTCGATTCCGAACGTCTCTCTCGTCGCGTTCGGGACGATCGCGGCGCTGCTCGTCGTGGCCCGGGTGCGGGAGTAA
- a CDS encoding multiprotein bridging factor aMBF1 gives MPQCEMCGAEQASLTTTKVEGAELELCSSCTDFGTEVRDESTGSGGSKYSTSSSTGKSSGSSSSSGSSGSSGSGGSTRRRDMFDDMDEIATDYDDRIRTARESRGLSQEELANQLNEKASLIRKLERGDTLPTDDIQRKLESELDITLVEGESVDDADWDSGDAGTMTLGDVVKRKD, from the coding sequence ATGCCCCAGTGTGAGATGTGTGGCGCCGAGCAGGCCTCGCTGACGACGACGAAGGTCGAAGGCGCCGAGCTGGAGCTGTGTAGCTCGTGTACGGACTTCGGCACCGAGGTCCGCGACGAGTCCACCGGCTCCGGTGGCAGCAAGTACTCCACGAGTTCGAGCACCGGGAAGTCCTCGGGGTCGTCCTCCTCGTCCGGCTCCAGCGGCTCGTCCGGGTCCGGCGGCTCGACCCGTCGCCGCGACATGTTCGACGACATGGACGAGATCGCCACGGACTACGACGACCGGATCCGCACGGCCCGCGAGTCGCGCGGACTCAGCCAGGAGGAGCTGGCCAACCAGCTCAACGAGAAGGCGAGTCTCATCCGGAAGCTCGAACGCGGCGACACCCTCCCGACCGACGATATCCAGCGGAAGTTAGAGAGCGAACTCGACATCACGCTCGTCGAAGGCGAGTCGGTCGACGACGCGGATTGGGACAGCGGCGACGCCGGGACGATGACCCTCGGCGACGTCGTGAAACGAAAGGACTGA
- the aroA gene encoding 3-phosphoshikimate 1-carboxyvinyltransferase: MDVHVTTSTVRGTARAPPSKSYTHRALLAAGYSNGATVRSPLVSADTKATARAVRAFGGAVDPASGASLDDAAELTVDGFGGRPAVPDDVIDCANSGTTMRLVTAAAALADGTTVLTGDGSLRSRPQGPLLEALDDLGVRAESTRGNGQAPLVVGGPLAGGEVSIPGDVSSQYVTALLMAGAVTESGVEIDLTTPLKSAPYVDITLELLADFGVEATPVDGDGDALDGAAGAAGFVVEGGQSYAPADGEYTVPGDFSSISYLVAAGAVAAEPGEPVRIDGAVPSAQGDSAIVDIAERMGADIEWDREAGVITVRRSELSGVEVDVGDTPDLLPTIAALGAVADGDTTITNCEHVRYKETDRVSAMAEELATLGAETTEEPDTLTIHGAESELQGASVDGRADHRIVMSLAVAALVADGTTTIRGGEHVDVSFPDFFETMETLGMDVRRDGDGE, translated from the coding sequence ATGGACGTTCACGTCACCACCTCGACCGTGCGCGGCACCGCCCGCGCGCCGCCCTCGAAGAGCTACACGCACCGCGCGCTGCTGGCCGCGGGGTACAGCAACGGCGCGACCGTGCGCTCACCCCTCGTCTCGGCCGACACGAAGGCGACCGCTCGCGCCGTGCGCGCCTTCGGCGGCGCGGTCGACCCGGCGTCTGGAGCGAGTCTCGACGACGCCGCGGAACTCACAGTCGACGGCTTCGGCGGCCGCCCCGCCGTCCCCGACGACGTGATCGACTGCGCGAACTCCGGGACGACGATGCGGCTCGTCACCGCCGCCGCGGCGCTCGCGGACGGGACGACCGTGTTGACCGGGGACGGGTCGCTCCGCTCGCGCCCCCAGGGACCGCTTCTGGAAGCCTTAGACGACCTCGGCGTGCGCGCGGAGTCCACTCGCGGGAACGGGCAGGCCCCCCTCGTCGTGGGCGGGCCGCTCGCGGGCGGCGAGGTCTCGATCCCCGGCGACGTCTCCTCGCAGTACGTCACCGCGCTGCTGATGGCCGGCGCTGTCACCGAGTCGGGCGTCGAGATCGACCTGACGACGCCGCTCAAATCGGCCCCGTACGTCGACATCACGCTCGAACTGCTCGCCGACTTCGGCGTCGAGGCCACGCCGGTCGACGGCGACGGCGACGCGCTCGACGGCGCGGCCGGCGCGGCCGGATTCGTGGTCGAGGGCGGCCAGTCGTACGCGCCGGCAGACGGGGAGTACACCGTCCCCGGCGACTTCTCTTCGATCTCCTATCTCGTCGCCGCCGGCGCGGTCGCCGCCGAGCCCGGCGAGCCGGTTCGAATCGACGGCGCCGTGCCGAGCGCGCAGGGCGACTCCGCCATCGTCGACATCGCGGAGCGCATGGGCGCGGATATCGAGTGGGACCGCGAGGCGGGCGTCATCACCGTCCGTCGCTCCGAGTTGTCCGGCGTCGAGGTCGACGTGGGAGACACGCCGGACCTGCTCCCGACCATCGCGGCCCTCGGCGCGGTCGCCGACGGCGACACCACGATTACGAACTGCGAACACGTCCGGTACAAGGAGACGGACCGCGTCTCGGCGATGGCCGAGGAGCTGGCGACGCTGGGCGCCGAGACGACCGAGGAGCCGGACACGCTGACGATTCACGGCGCTGAAAGCGAACTTCAGGGAGCGAGCGTCGACGGGCGCGCGGACCACCGGATCGTGATGTCGCTCGCGGTGGCCGCCTTGGTCGCCGACGGCACGACGACGATCCGCGGCGGCGAACACGTCGACGTCTCGTTCCCCGACTTCTTCGAGACGATGGAGACGCTGGGCATGGACGTGCGTCGGGACGGAGACGGCGAGTAA
- a CDS encoding presenilin family intramembrane aspartyl protease PSH codes for MFPREYRGVAFVVGLFLVVQLGALALVPEFAESGYQAVENPDNPTNSVVYILAIIAMTGVMLAAFRYDLDQGIRLLIVGVSAWLSWYVFSALVSPLAAAVPAAAVGVALLVYPEWYVIDAAGVLMGAGAAGLFGISFGLLPALLLLGFLAVYDAISVYGTEHMLSLAEGVMDLNIPVVLVIPLSVSYSLLDAEPDDGESGAGDAVADGDSASDDAGDADSDVTDPTDIEDRDAFFIGLGDAVIPTVLVASAATFSPAAALSVPFIGLNLPALLAMVGSLGGLLVLMSWVIKGRPHAGLPLLNGGAIGGYLIGSVVAGVPLVEAAGIAGFL; via the coding sequence ATGTTCCCCCGCGAGTACCGCGGCGTCGCCTTCGTCGTGGGCCTCTTCCTCGTCGTCCAACTGGGCGCGCTGGCCCTGGTGCCGGAGTTCGCCGAGAGCGGCTATCAGGCGGTCGAAAACCCCGATAATCCGACGAACAGCGTCGTCTACATCCTCGCGATCATCGCCATGACCGGGGTGATGCTCGCGGCGTTCCGCTACGACCTCGATCAGGGGATCAGGCTGCTCATCGTCGGGGTCTCGGCGTGGCTCTCGTGGTACGTCTTCTCCGCGCTCGTCTCGCCGCTCGCGGCCGCGGTCCCGGCGGCGGCGGTCGGCGTCGCCCTCCTCGTCTACCCCGAGTGGTACGTGATCGACGCCGCGGGCGTGCTGATGGGCGCCGGCGCGGCGGGGCTGTTCGGCATCTCGTTCGGGCTGTTGCCAGCGCTGCTCCTGTTGGGCTTTCTGGCGGTGTACGACGCGATATCGGTGTACGGGACCGAACACATGCTGTCGCTCGCGGAAGGCGTCATGGACCTGAACATCCCCGTGGTGCTCGTCATCCCGCTTTCGGTGTCGTACTCGCTGCTCGACGCGGAGCCAGACGACGGCGAGTCGGGAGCGGGCGACGCGGTGGCAGACGGCGACTCCGCAAGCGACGATGCCGGCGACGCGGACAGCGACGTCACGGATCCGACCGACATCGAGGACCGCGACGCGTTCTTCATCGGCCTCGGCGACGCCGTGATCCCGACGGTGCTGGTGGCGAGCGCGGCGACGTTCTCGCCCGCGGCCGCCCTCTCCGTCCCCTTCATCGGCCTCAACCTCCCGGCGCTGCTCGCGATGGTCGGCAGCCTCGGCGGGCTGTTGGTGCTGATGAGTTGGGTGATCAAAGGGCGGCCACACGCCGGGTTACCACTCTTAAATGGAGGCGCGATCGGCGGCTACCTGATCGGTTCCGTCGTCGCGGGCGTCCCCCTCGTCGAGGCGGCCGGCATCGCGGGCTTCCTCTAG
- a CDS encoding nitrilase-related carbon-nitrogen hydrolase: protein MRLACVQLGVEGGAVAKNVAAALDAVRDAAAAGADLVVLPELFDVGYFAFDAYQRAAESLAGDRLGRFAAVAAEAGVNVLAGTVVEDLAASAADGIAVPADDGLANTAVLFDRDGERRLVYRKRHLFGYGSEETDRMVPGDRVPVTEIEGVCVGVTTCYDLRFPEQFRQMVDAGVECVLVPSAWPYPRVEHWRTLGRARAIENLSYVAAVNGSGAFDGDALCGRTTVYDPWGTTMASAGEAPATVTAEVDPAEVATVREEFPALRDRR, encoded by the coding sequence ATGAGGCTCGCCTGCGTCCAGCTCGGCGTCGAGGGCGGTGCCGTCGCGAAGAACGTCGCCGCCGCGCTCGACGCGGTGCGCGACGCGGCCGCCGCGGGAGCGGACCTGGTCGTCCTCCCGGAGCTGTTCGACGTGGGATACTTCGCGTTCGACGCCTACCAGCGCGCGGCCGAGAGCCTCGCCGGCGACCGACTCGGCCGCTTCGCCGCGGTCGCCGCCGAGGCCGGCGTGAACGTGCTCGCGGGGACCGTCGTCGAGGACCTCGCCGCATCGGCGGCGGACGGGATCGCGGTCCCGGCCGACGACGGGCTCGCGAACACCGCGGTGCTTTTCGACCGAGACGGGGAGCGCCGGCTCGTCTACCGGAAGCGCCACCTGTTCGGCTACGGCTCCGAGGAGACCGACAGAATGGTCCCCGGCGACCGGGTGCCAGTGACGGAAATCGAGGGGGTGTGCGTCGGCGTGACGACCTGCTACGACCTCCGGTTCCCGGAGCAGTTCCGGCAGATGGTCGACGCCGGCGTCGAGTGCGTGCTGGTGCCGAGCGCGTGGCCGTACCCCCGCGTCGAACACTGGCGGACGCTCGGGCGGGCGCGAGCGATCGAGAACCTCTCGTACGTCGCGGCGGTCAACGGGAGCGGCGCGTTCGACGGCGACGCGCTCTGCGGCCGGACGACCGTGTACGACCCGTGGGGAACGACGATGGCGTCGGCGGGCGAGGCGCCGGCGACGGTGACCGCAGAGGTCGACCCCGCCGAGGTCGCGACGGTGCGCGAGGAGTTCCCCGCGTTGCGGGACCGACGGTAA
- a CDS encoding CoxG family protein, producing MTVRVSRTFEFDAPAADVWAFISDAEQRAGAISVVDTFEVHGDGRATWHVALPIPMIRSTISVDTEEIERDPPRRVKFVGKSRAFRVTGEHTITESDDGCRLANEFVVDGRLPGVESFFKSNFGEELDNLEAALRASLGRTA from the coding sequence ATGACCGTCCGAGTCTCCCGGACGTTCGAGTTCGATGCGCCCGCAGCGGACGTATGGGCGTTCATCTCGGACGCCGAGCAGCGCGCAGGGGCGATAAGCGTCGTCGACACCTTCGAGGTACACGGCGACGGACGAGCGACGTGGCACGTCGCGCTCCCGATCCCGATGATCCGGTCGACCATCTCCGTCGACACCGAAGAGATCGAACGCGACCCGCCGCGCCGCGTGAAGTTCGTCGGGAAGTCGCGCGCGTTCCGCGTTACCGGAGAACACACGATCACCGAGAGCGACGACGGCTGTCGGCTGGCAAACGAGTTCGTGGTCGACGGGCGGCTTCCGGGCGTCGAGTCGTTCTTCAAGAGCAACTTCGGCGAGGAGTTGGACAACTTGGAGGCGGCCCTCCGCGCGTCGCTCGGACGCACGGCATGA